Proteins from a single region of Syngnathus scovelli strain Florida chromosome 7, RoL_Ssco_1.2, whole genome shotgun sequence:
- the LOC125971780 gene encoding claudin-7-like, producing MSTGLQICGLVAGVLSWCLQSSCTSSQQWKVRSQAESLMSSQWQYEGLWMTCAATSLGSLQCTKFKTLLDLPVHVQVCRALMMSSLVVGLAAIIVSILGLKCSKVGGGSPQVKGQFLLSGGVMLILSGVSTLIAVSWYAGKVIHDFYNPLYRPVRFELGTGLYLGWAASGLALMGGAMLCCSYRGSSSSLSPLPNARQFSYNYSKSSQGHNVNIYRAAHASDGNDSTKAYV from the exons ATGTCGACGGGCCTTCAGATTTGTGGCCTGGTAGCCGGCGTGCTGTCGTGGTGCCTTCAGTCCAGCTGCACGTCGTCGCAGCAGTGGAAGGTGCGTAGCCAGGCGGAGTCTCTCATGAGCAGCCAATGGCAGTATGAGGGCCTCTGGATGACCTGCGCCGCCACTTCGCTGGGATCGCTGCAGTGCACCAAGTTCAAGACGCTCCTCGACCTGCCAG TGCACGTGCAGGTGTGTCGCGctctgatgatgtcatcgctgGTGGTGGGCCTGGCCGCCATCATCGTGTCCATTTTGGGTCTGAAGTGCAGTAAGGTGGGCGGAGGTTCTCCACAAGTTAAAGGACAGTTTCTCCTGAGTGGAGGGGTCATGCTCATCCTGTCAG GTGTGTCCACCCTGATCGCGGTGTCTTGGTACGCTGGCAAGGTGATCCATGACTTCTACAATCCGTTATACCGTCCAGTCAG GTTCGAGCTGGGCACAGGTCTCTACCTGGGCTGGGCAGCTTCCGGTCTGGCGCTGATGGGAGGTGCAATGCTGTGTTGCTCCTACAGGGGGAGCTCTTCCTCATTATCACCCTTACCAAATGCAAG ACAGTTTTCGTACAACTACTCCAAAAGCAGTCAAGGTCATAATGTGAACATCTACAGAGCGGCGCACGCTTCAGACGGCAACGACAGCACCAAAGCTTACGTGTGA